From a region of the Triticum aestivum cultivar Chinese Spring chromosome 7D, IWGSC CS RefSeq v2.1, whole genome shotgun sequence genome:
- the LOC123171241 gene encoding ankyrin repeat-containing protein At5g02620-like, translated as MDPALHVAAVQGSVASLRKLAAERPDILGSKTPQENTALHIAAELGHAGFAEEALHVDHKLLVSKNADDDTPLHLAARSGKVSVVELLIAHSSTTARDGQTGEPSPSTPGSAEAQGPLLMANKAGDTPLHQAVQHGWSAVALKLLDAEPSCGHALDAKKQSPLHIAAREGLADVVSKIVSHPWVRERFVPSDSVSGTALHQAVLGGHSRVVEILLEATPEDQIVLTDSSENNALHYAAQKNSARVVKLLLNRKVELAYRRNRDLQSPLHVAANYGSTEAMVELLKHCPDAAEMVDSKGRNALHVAVTSGKVDALKRLLKHVRPEEIVNRVDHGGNTPLHLAAALSRVQSALLLIKDRRVNPCILNREGQSARSLIEKRGASEEEMDTYEMYLWKKLKKHEACRCQKQQLPPIATYQSLRGRRAGHDEYFKHSVETYTLVATLIATVSFAATFTMPGGYSQTEGTAIHGHTAAFKIFVISNTVAMCSSVVVVFCFIWAWRDPVKFKLDQLMWGHRLTIVACLAMVVSLMTAVYITVAPTARWPAYVVIAIGASTPAMVFLILGKEALYIPL; from the exons ATGGACCCAGCGTTGCACGTGGCTGCGGTGCAGGGGAGCGTGGCGAGCCTGAGGAAGCTGGCGGCCGAGCGCCCCGACATCCTTGGCTCCAAGACGCCCCAGGAGAACACCGCACTGCACATCGCCGCGGAGCTCGGCCATGCCGGCTTCGCGGAGGAGGCCCTGCATGTGGACCACAAGCTGCTCGTCAGCAAGAACGCCGACGACGACACGCCGCTGCACCTGGCGGCCAGGTCGGGGAAGGTGAGCGTGGTGGAGCTGCTCATCGCACACTCCTCAACCACCGCGCGGGATGGACAGACCGGGGAACCTTCCCCGAGCACCCCTGGTAGCGCGGAGGCGCAGGGGCCTCTGTTGATGGCCAACAAGGCCGGCGACACCCCGCTGCACCAGGCCGTGCAGCACGGCTGGAGCGCCGTGGCGCTCAAGCTGCTGGACGCCGAGCCCAGCTGCGGCCACGCGCTCGACGCGAAAAAGCAGTCGCCGCTGCATATCGCCGCCCGGGAGGGCCTCGCGGACGTCGTGAGCAAGATCGTCAGCCATCCCTGGGTCCGCGAGAGGTTTGTCCCCTCCGACTCCGTCAGCGGCACCGCCCTGCACCAGGCCGTCCTCGGCGGCCACAGCC GTGTGGTGGAGATATTGCTCGAGGCGACGCCGGAGGATCAGATCGTGCTGACGGACTCGAGCGAGAACAACGCGCTGCACTACGCGGCGCAGAAGAACAGCGCCCGCGTGGTGAAGCTGCTGTTGAACCGGAAGGTGGAGCTGGCCTACAGGCGCAACCGCGACCTGCAGTCGCCGCTGCACGTGGCGGCCAACTACGGGTCGACGGAGGCCATGGTGGAGCTGCTGAAGCACTGCCCCGACGCGGCGGAGATGGTGGACAGCAAGGGCAGGAACGCCCTCCACGTCGCGGTCACCAGCGGCAAGGTGGACGCCCTCAAGCGCCTGCTCAAGCACGTCCGCCCCGAGGAGATCGTCAACCGCGTCGACCATGGCGGCAACACGCCGCTGCACCTCGCCGCCGCCCTGTCGCGCGTCCAGTCGGCGCTGCTCCTCATCAAGGACCGCCGCGTCAACCCCTGCATCCTCAACCGGGAGGGCCAGTCCGCGCGCAGCCTCATCGAGAAGCGCGGCGCCAGCGAGGAGGAGATGGACACCTACGAGATGTACCTGTGGAAGAAGCTCAAGAAGCACGAGGCCTGCAGGTGCCAGAAGCAGCAGCTGCCTCCGATCGCCACCTACCAGTCGCTGCGCGGCCGGAGGGCTGGCCACGACGAGTACTTCAAGCACAGCGTCGAGACCTACACGCTGGTGGCCACGCTCATCGCCACCGTCAGCTTCGCCGCCACCTTCACCATGCCGGGGGGTTACAGCCAGACCGAGGGCACGGCCATCCACGGACACACGGCGGCGTTCAAGATCTTCGTCATCTCCAACACCGTCGCCATGTGCAGCTCCGTCGTCGTCGTCTTCTGTTTCATCTGGGCGTGGCGGGACCCCGTCAAGTTCAAGCTCGACCAACTCATGTGGGGCCACAGGCTCACCATCGTTGCCTGCCTCGCCATGGTCGTCTCGCTCATGACCGCTGTTTACATCACCGTTGCGCCCACGGCAAGGTGGCCTGCGTACGTTGTCATCGCCATAGGAGCTAGCACTCCCGCCATGGTGTTCCTCATTCTTGGGAAAGAGGCATTGTACATCCCACTATAG